The following proteins are co-located in the Planococcus plakortidis genome:
- a CDS encoding MetQ/NlpA family ABC transporter substrate-binding protein yields MKKLTALIATAGLATLLTACGDDSSAGETTKVTLGISGSDTTIWDYVGDKAAKEGIELDIITFSDYVAPNLALAEGELDLNAFQTISYFDEFVEEHNVDIVPIGSTVIAPMGLYSEKYDSIEELPDGAQIAMPNEATNMGRALLLLDESGLITLSDEAGLTGTEADIVENPKNIEIVPMTSGHTPRAMADVAASVVNNGIAVDAGLNPTEDPIARESDTAKPYINLIAAQKGQEDNEAYQRIVELYQEEDTAEFVIEHTEGAQIPTFVSVEELVDYQ; encoded by the coding sequence ATGAAAAAACTGACAGCACTTATAGCAACAGCAGGACTAGCCACACTTCTCACCGCATGTGGAGATGACAGCTCAGCCGGAGAAACCACGAAAGTGACACTTGGCATCAGCGGATCGGATACGACCATCTGGGATTATGTCGGCGATAAAGCCGCAAAAGAAGGCATCGAGCTCGACATCATCACCTTTTCGGATTACGTCGCGCCAAACCTGGCACTTGCTGAAGGTGAACTCGATTTGAATGCTTTCCAGACCATCTCGTATTTCGATGAATTTGTCGAAGAGCACAATGTCGATATCGTCCCGATCGGCTCTACCGTCATTGCGCCGATGGGCTTGTATTCCGAAAAATACGACTCGATCGAAGAACTTCCTGATGGCGCCCAGATCGCCATGCCGAATGAAGCGACCAATATGGGCCGCGCGCTTCTTTTGCTCGATGAATCCGGACTTATCACTTTATCAGACGAGGCAGGGCTGACGGGGACAGAAGCAGACATCGTCGAGAATCCGAAAAACATCGAAATAGTCCCTATGACTTCCGGCCATACGCCGCGTGCCATGGCCGATGTCGCTGCTTCCGTCGTCAATAATGGCATCGCCGTCGACGCCGGATTGAACCCGACAGAAGACCCTATCGCCCGCGAAAGCGATACGGCAAAACCATATATCAACTTGATTGCCGCACAAAAAGGCCAGGAAGATAACGAAGCGTATCAGCGCATCGTCGAATTGTATCAGGAAGAAGATACAGCTGAATTTGTCATCGAGCATACCGAAGGCGCTCAAATCCCGACTTTCGTTTCGGTTGAAGAATTAGTCGATTACCAATAA
- a CDS encoding pyridoxamine 5'-phosphate oxidase family protein, whose product MAQEELKQQALKILEDSMIGTLATIKDNKPHSRYMTFFNDEFTLYTATSKQTQKVDELEKNPNAHILLGYEGEGVGDSFLEIEGQMSLRDDRELIDKVWNEHLTGWFDGPEDPNLIILAITPTRVRLMNRKGKDPQTIEL is encoded by the coding sequence ATGGCACAAGAAGAACTGAAACAACAAGCCTTAAAAATATTGGAAGACAGCATGATCGGGACCTTGGCAACCATTAAAGACAACAAACCGCACTCCCGTTACATGACTTTCTTTAACGATGAATTCACTTTATACACGGCGACAAGCAAGCAGACGCAGAAAGTCGATGAACTGGAGAAGAACCCGAACGCACACATCCTGCTAGGTTACGAGGGTGAAGGCGTAGGCGATAGCTTTCTCGAAATCGAAGGGCAAATGTCGCTGCGGGATGACCGTGAGCTGATCGATAAAGTATGGAATGAGCACTTGACCGGCTGGTTCGACGGCCCTGAAGACCCGAACTTGATCATCCTGGCGATCACGCCGACTCGTGTGCGCTTGATGAACCGCAAAGGCAAAGATCCCCAAACAATTGAACTGTAA
- a CDS encoding lipoate--protein ligase family protein, whose product MLEETWGYMESGLCTPAYNMAMDEALMNWQRKTGMKPTLRFYGWAPAGISVGFFQKLNGSIDLEKAAQMGVPLVRRQTGGKAVLHDQELTYSIVIPEHHPSMPKSVKEAYLVISRGLLEGYRNLGIHAQLAAESKRPKESSAVCFEEPSWHELTVEGRKAAGSAQTRKQGIILQHGSIPLQLDEKRLFELFVYPSESVKERARQAFRTRAVAINELMPEPASLEKVQQAFKAGFETGLGIRLEKFEPPAELLEEVRVLEAKYASEEWNYRREEKGELMR is encoded by the coding sequence ATTTTGGAGGAAACATGGGGCTATATGGAGTCGGGGCTTTGCACGCCGGCCTACAATATGGCAATGGATGAAGCATTGATGAACTGGCAGCGCAAGACGGGCATGAAACCCACCCTCCGGTTTTACGGATGGGCGCCAGCTGGGATATCAGTGGGATTTTTCCAGAAATTGAACGGCAGCATCGATCTCGAAAAAGCTGCGCAAATGGGCGTACCCTTGGTCAGGAGGCAGACCGGCGGAAAAGCCGTGCTGCACGACCAGGAATTGACTTACAGCATAGTGATTCCGGAGCATCATCCATCCATGCCGAAGTCAGTGAAAGAAGCGTATTTGGTCATTTCCCGCGGCTTGCTCGAAGGCTACCGGAACTTAGGGATTCATGCACAATTAGCTGCTGAATCTAAGCGGCCGAAAGAATCTTCGGCGGTATGTTTTGAAGAACCATCCTGGCATGAACTGACTGTTGAAGGCAGGAAAGCGGCAGGAAGCGCACAGACAAGAAAACAAGGCATCATTTTGCAGCACGGTTCGATTCCGCTGCAGTTGGATGAAAAACGTTTGTTCGAATTGTTCGTCTACCCGAGTGAATCGGTGAAGGAAAGGGCGCGCCAAGCTTTCCGCACACGCGCTGTCGCGATCAACGAGCTCATGCCAGAACCGGCAAGCTTAGAAAAAGTGCAGCAGGCATTCAAGGCTGGATTTGAAACGGGGCTTGGCATCCGTCTGGAAAAATTCGAACCGCCAGCTGAATTGCTGGAAGAAGTACGTGTGCTCGAAGCCAAATACGCGAGTGAAGAGTGGAACTACCGACGAGAAGAGAAAGGGGAACTTATGCGATGA
- a CDS encoding STAS domain-containing protein, with translation MTQQTKVNVGGLDFEWDLTEGRFLFEGQNSVLFWTSTAMKMFFDSIEEISGEEAAAVVLESTGYRQGQVVGDYFHKMGGVSVLRASELITNTYASAGWGVATIHNLDVEAGTLEVTLKNSWEYQINVAQGKKIGGSFLPAHYAGIFSSLLGRNIWYEVVHSQIEGHEGCLIRYFPSDETIEKNIHSLARRKESEKIRELEQLVDEKTADLHDMIRELSSPLIPVLEDIVVVPLLGRYDEARAEELLFKTLENLPKYKARYLLLDLTGLNESFNQHAAMLIEKLGSAAGLIGTKTVLAGISPHTSMTITEAGVDLSGYECFRTLQHSIHFALAQNGKTII, from the coding sequence ATGACGCAACAAACGAAGGTTAACGTGGGCGGATTGGATTTTGAATGGGACCTCACGGAAGGGCGCTTCCTCTTTGAAGGCCAGAATTCGGTGCTGTTTTGGACTTCCACTGCAATGAAAATGTTTTTTGATTCGATTGAGGAAATCTCCGGGGAAGAGGCGGCAGCTGTCGTTTTGGAATCGACAGGGTATCGGCAAGGCCAGGTAGTGGGGGATTACTTCCACAAAATGGGCGGGGTCTCCGTTCTGAGAGCTTCTGAACTCATCACCAATACATATGCATCAGCCGGATGGGGAGTGGCAACGATCCATAATCTGGACGTCGAAGCCGGGACTTTGGAAGTGACGCTGAAAAACAGCTGGGAATATCAAATCAATGTGGCACAAGGAAAAAAGATCGGCGGCAGTTTTTTGCCTGCCCATTATGCAGGGATCTTCAGCTCGCTTTTGGGCCGCAACATTTGGTATGAAGTTGTCCATTCTCAGATCGAAGGACATGAAGGATGCCTGATCCGTTATTTCCCATCGGACGAGACGATTGAAAAAAATATCCATTCACTGGCACGCCGCAAGGAATCCGAAAAAATCCGCGAACTTGAACAGCTAGTGGACGAAAAGACGGCGGATCTCCATGACATGATTCGTGAACTTTCTTCTCCTCTGATCCCGGTGCTCGAAGATATCGTCGTCGTACCGCTTCTTGGCCGCTACGACGAAGCGCGTGCTGAAGAGCTGTTGTTCAAGACGCTTGAAAATTTGCCGAAATACAAAGCGCGCTATTTGCTGCTTGATTTGACCGGGCTGAATGAAAGCTTCAACCAGCATGCCGCGATGCTCATCGAAAAACTGGGTTCTGCCGCCGGTTTGATTGGCACAAAGACCGTACTGGCCGGTATTTCACCGCATACCAGCATGACGATCACAGAAGCGGGTGTGGATCTTTCGGGGTATGAATGCTTCCGTACCCTTCAGCACAGCATCCATTTCGCTTTAGCGCAAAATGGCAAGACCATCATCTGA
- the pepT gene encoding peptidase T: MIENLIERLIRYAKIDTQSDFENDATPSTPGQWDLLNELEKEMKDIGLEEVEVDEHGYLFGTLPANTEEQRPVIGFLAHVDTATDFTGKGVNPQRIEHYDGKDIPLSGKVTMKTADFPALQNYIGHTLITTDGTTLLGADNKAGIAEIMTAMEYLMAHPEIEHGKIRIGFTPDEEIGRGPHKFDVARFGADYAYTMDGGPLGELQYESFNAASAKLTVHGTSVHPGSAKDKMVNAITVATRFQAEMPSHEVPEKTEGYEGFIHLNNFNGSVEQAVLQYIVRDFDKDKFEAKKRHMEQVAASLQEEFGTEAIELELEDQYYNMREKIEPVMEIVDQAEQAMKTLDIAPAILPIRGGTDGSQLSYMGLPTPNIFTGGENYHGKFEFISAENMEKATQVIVEVAKIAK, from the coding sequence ATGATCGAAAACCTGATCGAACGCCTGATTCGCTACGCCAAAATCGACACGCAATCCGATTTTGAAAATGACGCTACACCTTCTACACCCGGACAATGGGATCTGCTCAACGAACTGGAGAAAGAAATGAAGGATATCGGCTTAGAGGAAGTTGAAGTGGACGAACACGGCTATTTATTCGGCACATTGCCGGCGAATACGGAAGAGCAGCGCCCTGTCATCGGCTTTCTCGCACATGTCGATACCGCGACCGATTTCACCGGAAAAGGCGTCAACCCACAGCGCATCGAACATTATGACGGGAAAGATATTCCACTAAGTGGCAAAGTGACGATGAAAACGGCTGATTTCCCTGCTTTGCAGAACTACATCGGCCATACCTTGATCACGACAGACGGCACGACTTTGCTTGGCGCCGACAACAAGGCGGGAATTGCCGAAATCATGACGGCGATGGAATATTTGATGGCCCACCCTGAAATCGAACATGGCAAGATCCGTATCGGCTTTACACCTGACGAGGAAATCGGCCGCGGACCGCATAAATTCGATGTCGCCCGTTTCGGTGCAGATTATGCGTATACGATGGATGGCGGGCCGCTTGGCGAGCTTCAATACGAGAGCTTCAATGCCGCGAGCGCGAAATTGACCGTCCACGGAACAAGCGTCCACCCTGGTTCTGCAAAAGACAAGATGGTCAACGCCATCACGGTCGCCACACGATTCCAAGCAGAAATGCCATCCCATGAAGTGCCCGAGAAAACAGAAGGCTATGAAGGCTTTATCCATTTGAATAATTTCAATGGTTCCGTCGAACAAGCCGTGCTGCAGTACATTGTGCGTGATTTCGATAAGGACAAATTCGAAGCGAAAAAACGCCATATGGAACAAGTGGCCGCAAGCTTGCAAGAAGAATTCGGGACAGAAGCGATCGAACTCGAACTTGAGGATCAATATTACAATATGCGCGAGAAAATCGAGCCGGTGATGGAAATCGTCGACCAAGCCGAACAAGCGATGAAAACATTGGACATCGCTCCCGCCATCCTGCCTATTCGCGGCGGCACGGATGGATCCCAATTATCCTATATGGGCTTGCCGACGCCGAACATCTTTACGGGCGGCGAAAACTACCACGGCAAATTTGAGTTTATTTCCGCTGAAAACATGGAAAAAGCGACTCAAGTGATTGTGGAAGTCGCCAAAATCGCCAAATAA
- a CDS encoding M20 family metallopeptidase, translated as MTIISEARETITESIDKNRAQYLRISHAIHENPEIGNEEVFASGLLTGLLEEAGFQVEYGVAGHHTAFYAVRDSQKPGPTVAFLAEYDALPGIGHACGHNIIGTTSVAAAIALSKTLELTGGRVVVLGTPAEEGGPNGSAKGSFVKHGLLEKIDAALMLHPSGNSAVTGPSLAVDPLSFHFYGKPAHAAGSPEKGINALDAVLQLFNGINALRQQLPDDARVHGIITHGGDAPNIIPEYASARFYIRGDSWKKTAETAKKVRAIAEGAALATGARVEIERFQNEVKDLVVTPELDAILKAELETLGDQVADSRISGLGSTDAGNISYEVPTAHGYIKIGPESLIAHTEEFREAARSKAGDEALIKGAKALAQTGYRLLTEHALLAQVKQAHIRSLAAKQQD; from the coding sequence ATGACCATCATTAGCGAAGCGCGCGAGACAATTACGGAATCGATCGACAAGAACCGTGCACAGTATTTACGCATCAGCCATGCCATCCATGAAAATCCGGAAATCGGCAACGAAGAAGTGTTCGCGAGCGGACTGTTGACCGGATTGCTTGAAGAAGCGGGATTCCAGGTTGAATACGGTGTCGCTGGCCACCACACCGCTTTTTACGCAGTCCGCGACAGCCAAAAGCCTGGACCGACCGTCGCGTTTCTTGCTGAATACGACGCCTTGCCGGGCATCGGGCATGCATGTGGGCACAATATTATCGGCACGACCAGTGTTGCAGCCGCGATTGCGCTCAGTAAAACCTTGGAATTGACCGGCGGGCGCGTCGTCGTCCTCGGCACCCCCGCTGAAGAAGGCGGGCCGAATGGCAGCGCGAAAGGAAGTTTCGTCAAACACGGTCTGCTCGAAAAAATCGACGCCGCATTGATGCTCCATCCTTCAGGCAATTCAGCTGTGACTGGCCCATCACTCGCCGTCGATCCCTTGAGTTTTCATTTTTACGGCAAGCCGGCCCATGCTGCAGGGTCTCCTGAAAAAGGCATCAATGCACTCGATGCCGTGCTTCAATTGTTCAATGGCATCAACGCCCTTCGCCAGCAACTGCCGGATGATGCCCGGGTCCACGGCATCATCACGCATGGCGGCGATGCACCGAACATCATTCCGGAGTACGCCTCTGCCCGCTTCTATATCCGTGGGGATTCTTGGAAAAAAACAGCGGAGACGGCGAAAAAAGTACGGGCCATCGCTGAAGGTGCTGCCCTCGCAACAGGCGCACGGGTCGAAATCGAACGTTTCCAGAACGAAGTGAAAGACTTAGTCGTTACGCCTGAACTCGATGCAATTCTTAAAGCCGAGCTTGAAACACTGGGCGACCAAGTAGCCGACTCTCGCATTTCCGGACTCGGTTCGACCGATGCCGGCAACATCAGCTATGAAGTGCCGACTGCCCACGGCTACATCAAAATCGGACCCGAAAGCCTCATTGCCCATACCGAAGAATTCCGGGAAGCCGCCCGCTCGAAAGCCGGCGACGAAGCCTTGATCAAAGGGGCAAAAGCATTGGCCCAAACCGGTTACCGTTTGCTGACTGAACATGCTTTACTGGCGCAAGTCAAACAAGCCCATATCCGGTCACTCGCCGCCAAGCAACAAGACTAA
- a CDS encoding methionine ABC transporter permease: MQVDQSQILEALWETLYMTGASFVFSLFIGLPLGILLVVTRKGHLLENEAVFNVLNIIINIFRSVPFIILMVAIIPLTRIIVGTSIGTAAAIVPLVFYAGPYIARLIENSLLEVDKGVIEAAQAMGASPGQIIFRFLIPEALSSLVLALTIAIVGLIGASAMAGAIGGGGLGDLAITYGYQRFDTLVMFLTVAILVVLVQGVQSLGNLMSRRVRRS, encoded by the coding sequence ATGCAGGTTGATCAATCGCAAATCCTCGAAGCTCTATGGGAAACGCTTTACATGACGGGCGCTTCATTCGTGTTCTCACTGTTCATCGGCTTGCCGCTCGGCATCTTGCTGGTCGTTACAAGAAAAGGACATTTGCTGGAAAACGAAGCGGTCTTCAACGTATTGAACATTATCATCAATATTTTCCGTTCGGTTCCATTCATCATTCTGATGGTCGCCATCATTCCATTGACGCGCATCATTGTCGGCACCTCGATCGGCACGGCCGCAGCCATTGTCCCACTGGTATTCTACGCAGGGCCATACATCGCCCGGCTCATCGAAAACTCTTTGCTTGAAGTCGATAAAGGCGTCATCGAAGCCGCACAGGCAATGGGTGCCTCTCCCGGCCAGATCATTTTCCGCTTCCTGATTCCGGAAGCGCTCAGCTCCCTTGTTCTCGCCTTGACGATCGCCATCGTCGGCTTGATCGGCGCATCCGCCATGGCCGGCGCGATCGGAGGCGGCGGGCTTGGCGACTTGGCCATCACTTATGGTTATCAGCGTTTCGACACCCTGGTCATGTTCTTGACTGTCGCTATTCTCGTTGTCCTAGTCCAAGGCGTCCAATCGCTCGGCAACCTTATGTCCAGAAGAGTACGGCGGAGTTAA